A single Pan troglodytes isolate AG18354 chromosome X, NHGRI_mPanTro3-v2.0_pri, whole genome shotgun sequence DNA region contains:
- the MAGEC2 gene encoding melanoma-associated antigen C2 (The RefSeq protein has 1 substitution compared to this genomic sequence) has translation MPPVPGVPFRNVSNDSPTSVELEDWVDAQDPTDEEQEDASSSSSTFYLVFSPSSFSTSSSLIIGGVEEEVPSGVIPSLTESIPSSPPQGPSQSPQSSCCSSFSWSSFSEESSSQKGEDTGTCQDLPDSESSFTYTLDEKVAELVEFLLLKYEAEEPVTEAQMLMIVIKYKDYFPVILKRAREFMELLFGLALIEVGPDHFCVFANTVGLTDEGSDDEGMPENSLLIIILSVIFIKGNCASEEVIWEVLNAVGVYAGREHFVYGEPRELLTKVWVQGHYLEYREVPHSSPPYYEFLWGPRAHSESIRKKVLEFLAKLNNTVPSSFPSWYKDALKDVEERVQATIDTAYDATVMASESLSVMSSNVSFSE, from the coding sequence ATGCCTCCCGTTCCAGGCGTTCCATTCCGCAACGTTAGCAACGACTCCCCGACCTCAGTTGAGTTAGAAGACTGGGTAGATGCACAGGATCCCACAGATGAGGAACAGGAGgacgcctcctcctcctcttccacttTCTACTTAGTATTTTCCCCCtcttctttctccacatcctcttctctGATTATTGGTGGTGTTGAGGAGGAGGTGCCCTCTGGTGTGATACCAAGTCTTACCGAGAGCATTCCCAGTAGTCCTCCACAGGGTCCTTCCCAGAGTCCTCAGAGCTCCTGCTGCTCCTCTTTTTCATGGAGCTCATTCAGTGAGGAGTCCAGCAGCCAGAAAGGGGAGGATACAGGCACCTGTCAGGACCTGCCAGACAGTGAGTCCTCTTTCACATATACACTAGATGAAAAGGTGGCCGAGTTAGTGGAGTTCCTGCTCCTCAAATACGAAGCAGAGGAGCCTGTAACAGAGGCACAGATGCTGATGATTGTCATCAAGTACAAAGATTACTTTCCTGTGATACTCAAGAGAGCCCGTGAGTTCATGGAGCTTCTTTTTGGCCTTGCCCTGATAGAAGTGGGCCCTGACCACTTCTGTGTGTTTGCAAACACAGTAGGCCTCACCGATGAGGGTAGTGATGATGAGGGCATGCCCGAGAACAGCCTCCTGATTATTATTCTGAGTGTGATCTTCATAAAGGGCAACTGTGCCTCTGAGGAGGTCATCTGGGAAGTGCTGAATGCAGTAGGGGTATATGCTGGGAGGGAGCACTTCGTCTATGGGGAGCCTAGGGAGCTCCTCACTAAAGTTTGGGTGCAGGGACATTACCTGGAGTATCGGGAGGTGCCCCACAGTTCTCCTCCATATTATGAATTCCTGTGGGGTCCGAGAGCCCATTCAGAAAGCATCAGGAAGAAAGTACTAGAGTTTTTAGCCAAGCTGAACAACACTGTTCCTAGTTCCTTTCCATCGTGGTACAAGGATGCTTTGAAAGATGTGGAAGAGAGAGTCCAGGCCACAATTGATACCGCAGATGATGCCACTGTCATGGCCAGTGAAAGCCTCAGTGTCATGTCCAGCAACGTTTCCTTTTCTGAGTGA
- the MAGEC2 gene encoding melanoma-associated antigen C2 isoform X1 translates to MPPVPGVPFRNVSNDSPTSVELEDWVDAQDPTDEEQEDASSSSSTFYLVFSPSSFSTSSSLIIGGVEEEVPSGVIPSLTESIPSSPPQGPSQSPQSSCCSSFSWSSFSEESSSQKGEDTGTCQDLPDSESSFTYTLDEKVAELVEFLLLKYEAEEPVTEAQMLMIVIKYKDYFPVILKRAREFMELLFGLALIEVGPDHFCVFANTVGLTDEGSDDEGMPENSLLIIILSVIFIKGNCASEEVIWEVLNAVGVYAGREHFVYGEPRELLTKVWVQGHYLEYREVPHSSPPYYEFLWGPRAHSESIRKKVLEFLAKLNNTVPSSFPSWYKDALKDVEERVQATIDTADDATVMASESLSVMSSNVSFSE, encoded by the coding sequence ATGCCTCCCGTTCCAGGCGTTCCATTCCGCAACGTTAGCAACGACTCCCCGACCTCAGTTGAGTTAGAAGACTGGGTAGATGCACAGGATCCCACAGATGAGGAACAGGAGgacgcctcctcctcctcttccacttTCTACTTAGTATTTTCCCCCtcttctttctccacatcctcttctctGATTATTGGTGGTGTTGAGGAGGAGGTGCCCTCTGGTGTGATACCAAGTCTTACCGAGAGCATTCCCAGTAGTCCTCCACAGGGTCCTTCCCAGAGTCCTCAGAGCTCCTGCTGCTCCTCTTTTTCATGGAGCTCATTCAGTGAGGAGTCCAGCAGCCAGAAAGGGGAGGATACAGGCACCTGTCAGGACCTGCCAGACAGTGAGTCCTCTTTCACATATACACTAGATGAAAAGGTGGCCGAGTTAGTGGAGTTCCTGCTCCTCAAATACGAAGCAGAGGAGCCTGTAACAGAGGCACAGATGCTGATGATTGTCATCAAGTACAAAGATTACTTTCCTGTGATACTCAAGAGAGCCCGTGAGTTCATGGAGCTTCTTTTTGGCCTTGCCCTGATAGAAGTGGGCCCTGACCACTTCTGTGTGTTTGCAAACACAGTAGGCCTCACCGATGAGGGTAGTGATGATGAGGGCATGCCCGAGAACAGCCTCCTGATTATTATTCTGAGTGTGATCTTCATAAAGGGCAACTGTGCCTCTGAGGAGGTCATCTGGGAAGTGCTGAATGCAGTAGGGGTATATGCTGGGAGGGAGCACTTCGTCTATGGGGAGCCTAGGGAGCTCCTCACTAAAGTTTGGGTGCAGGGACATTACCTGGAGTATCGGGAGGTGCCCCACAGTTCTCCTCCATATTATGAATTCCTGTGGGGTCCGAGAGCCCATTCAGAAAGCATCAGGAAGAAAGTACTAGAGTTTTTAGCCAAGCTGAACAACACTGTTCCTAGTTCCTTTCCATCGTGGTACAAGGATGCTTTGAAAGATGTGGAAGAGAGAGTCCAGGCCACAATTGATACCGCAGATGATGCCACTGTCATGGCCAGTGAAAGCCTCAGTGTCATGTCCAGCAACGTTTCCTTTTCTGAGTGA